A window of the Bufo gargarizans isolate SCDJY-AF-19 chromosome 1, ASM1485885v1, whole genome shotgun sequence genome harbors these coding sequences:
- the LOC122928908 gene encoding selenoprotein M-like: MDLKAVLCVLAVSLCVNADDKPDTVERVLIEDTELARGTVIAPSVVGCAIKSKPELYKFMLDIWGLYHNLAYESNDEIEPQIIFYNYKNEVLKVTKIRNKTVDEITAILDEAGFYKKSVKGEEVPKEFQHYPLKAPRDEL, translated from the exons ATGGATCTTAAGGCAGTCCTGTGCGTTCTCGCTGTCTCTCTTTGCGTCAATGCAGATGACAAACCTGACACAGTAGAAAGGGTACTCATTGAAGACACTGAACTAGCCAGAGGCACTGTTATT GCACCAAGTGTCGTAGGATGTGCTATAAAGAGCAAACCAGAGCTTTACAAATTCATGCTGGACATCTGGGGACTATA ccatAACCTTGCATATGAGTCCAATGATGAAATCGAACCTCAGATCATTTTCTACAATTATAAAAACGAGGTCCTTAAG GTGACAAAAATTAGGAACAAGACAGTTGATGAAATTACTGCAATACTGGATGAAGCAGGATTTTACAAGAAATCAGTAAAAGGAGAAGAGGTGCCAAAGGAGTTCCAGCACTATCCACTAAAAGCACCAAGGGACGAGCTGTGA